The Streptomyces sp. R28 region TGCCTTCCGGCGTGCGTCGTCCAACGAGAGAGCCAGCTACCGGGTTCCTGCAGACTGAGACCGACCGAGTCTGCGACCTGTTCTACCCGTCCGAGGGGTTCACCTCGGACGGGTAAGGCTTGCCCCGCAATCGACGAGGCCAGCGGGGCCGCCAGCCGGCCCGAACGTCATTGCGCCGGTCAGTCGATGCCTTCGACGATGCGGAAGTCGCGCTCGACGGCGTCGGAAAGGGTGGCCAGTGCCTCCTGGTATGCCGCGCTCTCGCGTGCCGCGACCGCCTGTTCAAAGGTGTCGAACTCGATCAGGATGGTGCGCTCGGCGATTCCGGCGTCGTGGGCGACGACCCGACCGCCGCGGATGAGCACCCGCCCGCCCCCGGCCTGGACGGCCGCACGGGCCAGCTTGTTGTAGGCGGCCAGCTTCTCGGGGTCGGAAATGGTGCGGTAGACGCTGACCCAGTAGCCCTTGGCCATGGAAACCTCCTGTGTTCGGACAAGCGTGCCAGGCTTCGAGTCGACACTCAGATTGATCGGCCCCGGCGACGGATCACCGGGCATTTCAGAGGGCGGTTCGCAAGGGACTGGCTGATTGTGGTGTGCTGTCGAGATGAGACGATTTCTCAGTTGGCGATGGAGCCCTGCCTACAACTCGTACCAATCGCTCAGTTCACCAGGCATCCCTGTCTGGATGAAGTCGTGAACGATGTCCCGCCCAAGCCGCCCTCGCTCTACATCTGGCCGACTCAGCGTGAAGTTGGAAAGGGCTCACTGCGCCGGGAACGGGGCACCCCAGGGCTCTTCCTCCAGGAGGAGCCCGTTGGCCAGGTAGCTGATGGTTCGGTACCAGCCGGCCAGCACGAGGAACTCCAGGAGTTGGGCGTCTTCGTAGTGGACGCCCAGGGAATCCCAGGCGGGTTGTGAGAGTTGTGCTGTGTCGTGCAGTTCGTCGACGGCGTTGAGCAGTGCCGCATGACGAGGCAGCCACGCGGTGTTGGCTGCGACGTCGATGTCGGTGGTGGCCCGGAGCTGCTCCTGGCTCAGTCCGGCCTGCTGGGCGAGGGTCGCGGCGTGTACCCCCCATTCGTAGGCGCAGCCGGTGCGTGCGGTTACTCGGGCGATGATGATCTCGCGGTCGATGGCGGGAAGAAGTCCGTGGCCCAGCAGGCCGCCCCCCAGGGCGAACATGCGTGAGGCCAGTTCCGGGTTGCGGTGCAGTACCCGGAACAGTGTGAGCGGCTCGTGTGTCACGCCGGGAGGCATCCATCGGCGCAGTGCCTGGTCGATGGCCGCGGGATATGGCGGGGCGAGCGGTTCGATGCGCGGCATGGACACCTCCTGCTTCGGTTTTCGAATCACTATGATGCTTCGAAACCCGAAGCGCAAGGAGTAGGCATGGAAGCCAGAACGCGTCGGCCGGGCTCACCGGTACGTGGGTCCTATTCAGGGCGCCCAGCCATGGCTGCACTCGATCCGCTCGGTCGACGCTGGACGCTGCGCATCCTGGGGTAACTGAGCCAAGCCCCGGCAGGCTTCCGGGAGTTGCAGCGTTTCCGGGAGTTGCAGCGCCGTTGTGAACGCATGTCATCGAGCGTGCTCAGCACCCGGCTGGGCGAGGTGACCGGCGCCCGCGTGCTCACTCTGCACGGCGACGCCTATCACCTCACCCGGCTTGGCGAGGAGCTAGGTGCCGACGGAGCTTCCGAGCGCGCTGTCAGCCCAGGCCGCGCGGGCGTCAGCCGGCATTACCCGTCTCGGGCGCCCCGTCGCCCCCGGCGGCGGGATGCGAGGCGCCGTCGGCGGGCCGCTCGCTGTCGCGGTGCGCCGGTTGCGGGTCGAGCGTCGCCGCCCAGCGCTCCGACCACTGGACGAGGGGGCCGAGTGCGAGGCAGGCATCCCGCCCCAGTGGAGTGAGCTCGTACCGGCTGTCGGGTAGTTGGTGAACGACGTGGGCATCCAGCAGTTCGGTCAGGCGCTGCCGCATCACGCTGGAGGACATGTCGTCGCACTGCTTCTGCAGGGGGCGGAACCCAAGGGGGCCCCCGCGCAGCTCCCAAAGGATGCGCAGGCTCCACCGCCGTCCGAACAGGTCGAGTGCGGCCATGAGGGGGCGACCGGTGGTCGAACCACGAACTGGCTTGCCGGGTTGTGGGGTTGGCATGGCGTGGAGTCCAGCCTCCAAGGTTGATGCTTCGGATTCCGAAACGCTACCATCGGCGATCGCTTCGGAAAACGAAACAAAGGGGCCCGTCGTGGTAACCGCCCACCCGCGTCGCCCCGCACCGTGCGCT contains the following coding sequences:
- a CDS encoding DUF1330 domain-containing protein, whose amino-acid sequence is MAKGYWVSVYRTISDPEKLAAYNKLARAAVQAGGGRVLIRGGRVVAHDAGIAERTILIEFDTFEQAVAARESAAYQEALATLSDAVERDFRIVEGID
- a CDS encoding carboxymuconolactone decarboxylase family protein: MPRIEPLAPPYPAAIDQALRRWMPPGVTHEPLTLFRVLHRNPELASRMFALGGGLLGHGLLPAIDREIIIARVTARTGCAYEWGVHAATLAQQAGLSQEQLRATTDIDVAANTAWLPRHAALLNAVDELHDTAQLSQPAWDSLGVHYEDAQLLEFLVLAGWYRTISYLANGLLLEEEPWGAPFPAQ
- a CDS encoding winged helix-turn-helix transcriptional regulator, producing MAALDLFGRRWSLRILWELRGGPLGFRPLQKQCDDMSSSVMRQRLTELLDAHVVHQLPDSRYELTPLGRDACLALGPLVQWSERWAATLDPQPAHRDSERPADGASHPAAGGDGAPETGNAG